One window from the genome of Cryptomeria japonica chromosome 6, Sugi_1.0, whole genome shotgun sequence encodes:
- the LOC131051013 gene encoding uncharacterized protein LOC131051013 encodes MASTSSSIGNEQVIAKQRNDPNSPLWKYVDIIKQLPGGGGFRWKCHGCDIERNSSYYRVVGHLCGIKGRGIKKCPGKNGKPIPDEIVMKYIREHEAAEEREARRLNQTASKKTRGMQGPSNPSIVVEDHPFFATNEPQSEPPLTRKRTKGPLETAFQNESRDNADQDIVRCIYANGLSFNVVRSPYWKQMIKSVNEAPRGYKGPGYEKVRGTLLEKEVKRVEDALKPIRDSWVETGVTIVSDGWKDAKNRPLINVIAVSPKGAMFLRAVDCEGQIKDGEFIAEILISAIESVGPRNVVQVIMDNAKNCRAAGLLVEQRYDHIFWTPCAVHSLNLMLQRIGQKIKWIRDVYAEAEDIQMFITNHHMSQGIFRTYSNLELLKVSEIVI; translated from the coding sequence atggcatctacatcttcctccattggcaatgaacaagtaattgcaaaacaaagaaatgatccaaattctcccttatggaaatatgtggacattataaaacaacttccgggaggtgggggattccgttggaaatgccatggatgtgatattgaacgtaatagttcatattatcgagtggtaggccatttgtgtggaataaaaggaagaggcatcaaaaaatgccctggcaaaaatggtaaacctataccagatgagatagtgatgaaatatattagggagcatgaggcggcagaagagagggaagcccgtagattgaaccaaaccgcatcaaagaaaacaaggggaatgcaaggcccttctaatcccagtattgtagtagaagaccaccccttctttgccacaaatgaacctcaaagtgaaccacccttgacacgtaaaagaacaaaagggcctttagaaaccgcattccaaaatgagagtagagacaatgctgatcaagatatagtaaggtgcatttatgcaaatggtttgtcattcaatgttgttcgctccccatattggaagcaaatgataaaaagtgttaatgaggcaccaagagggtataagggccccggttatgagaaggtacgtggaacattattggagaaagaggtgaagagggttgaagatgcattgaaacccataagggattcgtgggttgagacaggtgtaacaattgtttcagatgggtggaaagatgctaaaaaccgtcccttgatcaatgtcatagcggtgtcccctaaaggggcaatgtttttgagagctgtggattgtgagggccaaataaaagatggcgaatttattgcagaaattctcatctctgccattgagtctgtgggaccccgcaatgttgtccaagtcataatggacaatgcaaaaaattgtagagctgctggtttgttggttgagcaacgctatgatcacatcttttggacaccttgtgcggtacattcactcaatcttatgctacaaaggattgggcaaaaaataaaatggatcagagatgtgtatgcagaggctgaggacatccagatgttcatcacaaaccaccacatgtctcaagggatttttagaacctattcgaatttggagctattgaaggtaagtgaaatagtaatttaa